Proteins from one Phyllobacterium zundukense genomic window:
- a CDS encoding helicase-related protein: MNLMPNPEVPLVLTGRDVTAVLGPTNTGKTHLAIERMLAHHTGMIGLPLRLLAREVYHRVADRVGLANVALITGEEKINPHGARYSVCTVEAMPRQTDVDFVAIDEVQLANDLERGHIFTDRILHLRGRQETLLLGAATMRGILEKLLRGVSVVTRPRLSNLAYAGSKKITRLPPRSAIVAFAAEEVYSIAELIRRQTGGAAVVMGALSPRTRNAQVDLYQSGDVDYLIATDAIGMGLNLDVDHVAFAQDRKFDGYQFRNLSPGEIGQIAGRAGRHLRDGTFGVTGQVSGFSEELVQRVESHSFDAVKILQWRTARFDYSSLDALKRSIDMPAPIEGLTRALPAVDQQALEYLSNDPDVAPLATTPERVALLWDACALPDYRKIAPAQHADIIASIYTDLADKGHVNENYMAEEVRRADSTDGDIDALSRRIAQIRTWTFVSHRPGWLADQAHWQEKTREIEDRLSDALHERLTKRFVDRRTSVLMRRLRENTMLEAEISPAGDVVVEGHHVGRLDGFRFTTDAQVDGTDAKAVKAAAQKALATEFENRVERFSASANGDFALGSDGTLRWIGAPVASVVSGEQALKPRAVLLADEQLTGPARDKVAARVDRFLAHHIETILKPLVDLANADALVGITKGLAFQLVENFGVLQRRDVAEDVRGLDQDSRAALRRLGVRFGAYHVFLPALLKPAPAGLLTLLWALKEDAKDRPGYGDVVQVLSAGRTSVVTDPTFDPTFYRLGGYRLLGRRAVRIDILERLADLIRPALGWKPGMGTRPDGAYDGTRFVVTPSMMSILGATADDMEEILKSLGYRPESVAAAIVAAKLIELDTVPLPADPAAVVAATSGPAVAEDENVTPTEAAVNSTEPSADGELQPESVAEVSASADEPAPTVVQTVAEEAPKPILLWRQARFDGRNNRGHQEKREHHRGGQARSVQGEQRPPRNERDANQQNEQGARKEQFRGKGKPNGKDRFKQGDSGKIAAKPPLHAKRQEREDRPVKIDMDSPFAKLLALKEQMKK; this comes from the coding sequence ATGAACCTTATGCCCAACCCCGAAGTCCCCCTGGTCTTGACTGGCCGCGATGTTACAGCCGTCCTGGGGCCTACAAATACAGGGAAAACCCATCTAGCGATCGAGCGGATGCTTGCCCATCATACCGGAATGATTGGCTTGCCACTTCGTCTGCTTGCCCGGGAGGTTTATCATCGTGTGGCAGACAGGGTGGGGCTGGCAAATGTTGCGCTGATTACCGGTGAGGAAAAGATCAATCCACATGGAGCGCGCTATTCGGTCTGCACGGTTGAAGCGATGCCCCGCCAAACCGATGTGGATTTTGTCGCCATCGATGAAGTGCAACTCGCCAATGATCTTGAACGTGGTCATATTTTTACCGATCGCATTCTGCATCTTCGCGGTCGTCAGGAAACGTTGTTGCTTGGTGCTGCAACCATGCGGGGGATACTGGAGAAGCTGTTGCGTGGCGTTTCGGTCGTCACGCGGCCACGACTTTCAAATCTCGCCTATGCAGGATCCAAGAAAATAACTCGCCTGCCGCCCCGCTCCGCGATAGTCGCCTTCGCGGCCGAGGAGGTTTACTCCATCGCCGAGCTCATAAGGCGCCAGACTGGTGGCGCAGCGGTGGTCATGGGTGCGCTCAGCCCGCGTACCCGCAACGCGCAGGTCGATCTATATCAATCTGGTGATGTCGATTATCTGATCGCCACAGACGCCATTGGCATGGGTCTCAATCTTGATGTTGATCATGTGGCCTTCGCTCAGGACCGCAAATTCGATGGCTATCAATTTCGTAATCTCTCCCCGGGCGAGATAGGGCAGATAGCTGGCCGCGCCGGCAGGCATTTGCGCGACGGCACGTTCGGCGTGACGGGCCAAGTGTCGGGGTTCTCGGAGGAACTCGTACAGAGAGTGGAATCCCATTCCTTCGACGCTGTCAAGATTCTGCAGTGGCGCACGGCTCGCTTTGACTATTCCAGCCTGGACGCGCTGAAGAGATCCATTGATATGCCCGCTCCTATCGAAGGATTGACGCGTGCTCTCCCTGCGGTCGATCAACAGGCGCTAGAATATTTGTCCAACGACCCGGATGTCGCGCCACTGGCCACTACGCCTGAACGTGTGGCTCTTTTGTGGGATGCTTGCGCGCTGCCCGACTATCGCAAGATTGCGCCAGCCCAGCACGCCGATATTATCGCATCGATCTACACCGACCTTGCGGATAAGGGCCATGTGAACGAGAATTATATGGCCGAAGAGGTTCGCCGCGCCGATTCCACGGATGGCGATATCGACGCGCTTTCACGGCGGATCGCCCAGATCAGAACCTGGACTTTTGTGTCTCACAGGCCTGGATGGCTTGCAGATCAGGCACATTGGCAAGAAAAGACGCGTGAAATTGAGGACAGACTATCAGATGCACTGCATGAAAGGTTGACGAAACGCTTCGTAGACCGCAGGACAAGCGTGCTTATGAGGCGCCTGAGAGAGAATACAATGCTAGAAGCCGAAATTAGCCCTGCCGGGGACGTTGTTGTCGAGGGGCATCATGTTGGACGTTTGGATGGGTTCCGTTTCACTACGGACGCTCAAGTCGATGGAACGGACGCGAAGGCCGTCAAGGCTGCAGCGCAGAAAGCGCTTGCGACGGAATTCGAGAATCGCGTCGAGCGGTTCTCCGCTTCGGCCAATGGCGATTTCGCCCTCGGCTCAGACGGGACTTTGCGATGGATCGGCGCGCCGGTCGCCTCGGTCGTCTCAGGTGAGCAAGCGCTGAAGCCGCGTGCTGTTCTGCTTGCCGACGAGCAATTGACAGGCCCGGCGCGGGACAAGGTTGCGGCCCGCGTCGATCGCTTTCTCGCTCATCACATCGAGACGATACTGAAGCCACTTGTCGATCTTGCCAATGCCGATGCGCTGGTTGGTATCACCAAGGGCCTTGCTTTCCAGCTTGTCGAGAATTTCGGCGTCCTTCAGCGCCGGGATGTGGCCGAAGACGTACGTGGCCTCGATCAGGATTCACGAGCCGCTCTTCGCCGTCTTGGTGTCCGCTTCGGGGCTTACCACGTATTCCTGCCCGCTCTGCTCAAGCCTGCACCAGCCGGTCTGCTCACGCTTTTGTGGGCCCTCAAGGAAGATGCCAAGGATCGCCCCGGCTATGGAGATGTAGTGCAGGTCTTATCTGCAGGACGCACATCTGTGGTTACTGATCCCACCTTTGATCCAACCTTCTATCGGCTTGGGGGCTACCGTCTCCTCGGCCGGCGCGCAGTGCGAATCGACATTCTTGAGCGCCTCGCCGATCTTATCCGGCCTGCACTTGGCTGGAAGCCTGGAATGGGCACACGGCCGGACGGCGCGTATGATGGAACTCGCTTTGTGGTGACTCCGTCGATGATGTCGATCCTCGGCGCTACCGCCGACGATATGGAAGAAATTCTCAAAAGTCTTGGCTATCGTCCTGAATCGGTCGCAGCAGCAATTGTTGCTGCCAAACTGATAGAACTTGATACCGTGCCACTGCCTGCCGACCCAGCGGCTGTGGTTGCTGCCACGTCGGGCCCAGCGGTCGCTGAAGATGAGAACGTCACACCTACGGAAGCAGCCGTCAATTCCACTGAACCGTCTGCCGACGGAGAGCTCCAGCCGGAATCGGTTGCAGAAGTCAGTGCATCCGCTGACGAGCCTGCCCCGACTGTTGTGCAAACTGTGGCTGAAGAAGCGCCGAAGCCAATTCTGCTCTGGCGCCAGGCGCGTTTTGACGGCCGCAACAATCGCGGGCACCAAGAGAAACGCGAGCATCATCGCGGCGGACAGGCGCGCAGTGTCCAAGGCGAACAGCGCCCCCCTCGGAATGAACGCGACGCAAATCAGCAGAACGAACAGGGTGCGCGCAAGGAACAATTCCGCGGTAAAGGCAAGCCCAACGGCAAGGATCGTTTTAAGCAAGGCGACAGTGGAAAGATTGCCGCCAAGCCGCCTCTCCATGCGAAGCGCCAGGAACGTGAAGATCGTCCGGTCAAGATCGACATGGATTCTCCCTTTGCGAAACTGCTTGCACTGAAGGAACAAATGAAGAAATAG
- a CDS encoding beta-ketoacyl-ACP reductase — translation MTKTAIVTGGTRGIGAAICVALKAAGYKVAANYAGNDDAAKEFGKKTGIATYKWDVSNYEECAAGIARIEADLGPVAVLVNNAGITRDAMFHKMTPGQWSDVINTNLTGLFNMTHPVWSGMRDRKFGRVINISSINGQKGQAGQANYSASKAGDIGFTKALAQEGARAGITVNAICPGYIGTEMVRAIDEKVLNERIIPQIPVGRLGEPEEVARCVVFLASDDAGFITGSTLTANGGQYST, via the coding sequence ATGACAAAAACAGCAATCGTAACGGGTGGAACGCGCGGTATAGGCGCAGCAATATGCGTCGCTTTGAAAGCCGCAGGCTACAAGGTTGCGGCTAACTACGCTGGCAATGATGACGCCGCCAAAGAATTCGGAAAAAAGACCGGAATCGCGACCTATAAGTGGGATGTCTCCAATTATGAGGAATGTGCGGCTGGTATAGCAAGGATCGAAGCAGATCTCGGTCCCGTCGCTGTACTGGTAAATAACGCCGGCATCACTCGCGATGCGATGTTCCATAAGATGACACCGGGCCAATGGAGTGACGTAATCAACACCAATCTTACCGGCCTGTTCAACATGACCCATCCAGTATGGAGCGGTATGCGCGACCGCAAATTTGGCCGGGTGATCAACATTTCTTCGATCAACGGACAAAAGGGCCAAGCCGGCCAAGCCAACTATTCGGCTTCAAAGGCAGGTGATATTGGCTTTACGAAGGCTCTGGCTCAAGAGGGCGCGCGTGCCGGTATTACGGTCAATGCCATCTGCCCCGGCTACATAGGCACCGAGATGGTGCGGGCAATCGATGAGAAGGTGCTCAATGAGCGGATAATTCCGCAAATTCCGGTCGGACGCCTTGGCGAACCGGAAGAAGTAGCGCGCTGTGTGGTGTTTCTGGCATCTGACGATGCGGGTTTCATTACCGGGTCTACACTCACGGCCAACGGTGGACAGTATTCGACCTGA
- a CDS encoding acetyl-CoA C-acetyltransferase has translation MTQSIVIASAARTPVGSFNGAFANVPAHELGAAVIKEVLSRAGVDGADVDEVIMGQVLGAGEGQNPARQAAMAAGIPQEATAWGLNQVCGSGLRAVALGMQQIAMGDATIVVAGGQESMSLSPHCAHLRSGTKMGDMKLIDTMIKDGLTDAFHGYHMGITAENIATKWQLTREEQDKFALGSQNKAEAAQKAGKFKDEIVPFTVKTRKGDVVVADDEYIRHGATLDSLAKLRPAFDKDGTVTAGNASGLNDGAAAVVLMSEEEAKRRGIKPLARIASWATAGVDPSIMGTGPIPASRKALEKAGWTAEDLDLVEANEAFAAQACAVNKDLGFNPEIVNVNGGAIAIGHPIGASGARVLNTLLFELKRRNGTKGLVTLCIGGGMGVALCVERIKD, from the coding sequence ATGACCCAATCCATCGTCATCGCCAGTGCCGCCCGGACCCCCGTTGGATCGTTCAACGGGGCATTTGCAAATGTTCCGGCACATGAGCTGGGCGCCGCCGTCATCAAGGAAGTTCTGAGTCGCGCCGGTGTCGACGGTGCGGATGTCGATGAGGTGATCATGGGACAGGTGCTCGGCGCTGGCGAAGGCCAGAACCCGGCGAGACAGGCAGCGATGGCCGCCGGTATTCCGCAGGAAGCGACCGCCTGGGGGCTGAACCAGGTTTGCGGTTCCGGATTGCGTGCGGTTGCTCTTGGCATGCAGCAGATCGCCATGGGTGATGCCACTATCGTTGTTGCCGGAGGTCAGGAATCGATGTCCTTGTCACCCCATTGCGCGCATCTCCGCAGTGGTACCAAAATGGGCGACATGAAGCTGATCGATACGATGATCAAGGATGGTTTGACCGATGCCTTCCACGGTTATCACATGGGTATTACAGCCGAAAACATCGCCACCAAGTGGCAGTTGACCCGCGAGGAACAGGACAAGTTCGCGCTTGGCTCACAGAACAAAGCCGAGGCAGCTCAAAAGGCTGGCAAGTTCAAGGATGAAATCGTGCCGTTTACGGTCAAAACGCGCAAAGGCGACGTCGTGGTCGCCGACGATGAATATATCCGACACGGAGCAACACTGGACTCACTGGCAAAATTGCGACCGGCTTTTGACAAGGACGGCACTGTGACTGCAGGCAACGCATCGGGTCTCAATGACGGAGCCGCCGCGGTGGTGCTGATGAGCGAGGAAGAAGCCAAGCGCCGCGGCATCAAGCCACTGGCAAGGATCGCATCCTGGGCGACAGCCGGTGTTGATCCATCCATCATGGGGACGGGGCCGATCCCGGCCTCGCGAAAAGCCCTTGAAAAGGCCGGTTGGACGGCCGAAGATCTTGATCTCGTCGAGGCAAACGAAGCGTTTGCGGCTCAGGCCTGCGCCGTCAACAAGGATCTCGGGTTCAACCCGGAGATAGTCAATGTGAATGGTGGCGCAATTGCTATCGGCCATCCAATCGGTGCCTCTGGTGCTCGTGTTCTCAATACCTTGTTGTTCGAGCTGAAGCGTCGCAACGGCACAAAGGGCCTCGTCACGCTTTGCATAGGTGGCGGCATGGGAGTCGCGCTTTGTGTAGAGCGCATCAAGGACTAA
- the phaR gene encoding polyhydroxyalkanoate synthesis repressor PhaR — protein sequence MAAKTGEIVIKKYANRRLYNTGTSTYVTLEDLAEMVKRNEDFTVQDAKTGEDITHSVLTQIIFELENKDGQNMLPIPFLRQLIAYYGDQMQVVLPTFLEQSMSAFAKEQERMREQLTAAFGKTPMDMMNVSAPLKLVEEQVRRNTEMLQHAMRMFTPFPLNKTTAPSEPDDAHAPEKPAKDTGLDELKEQIAAMQRKLDSLDK from the coding sequence ATGGCTGCGAAAACCGGGGAGATCGTCATAAAAAAATACGCCAACCGGCGTCTGTACAACACCGGAACAAGTACTTACGTGACGTTGGAAGACCTGGCCGAGATGGTAAAACGCAACGAGGACTTTACCGTTCAGGACGCAAAGACTGGCGAGGACATTACTCACTCAGTCCTGACCCAGATTATTTTCGAGCTTGAGAACAAGGACGGGCAGAACATGCTGCCTATCCCGTTCTTGCGCCAATTGATTGCCTATTATGGTGATCAGATGCAGGTTGTGCTTCCAACGTTCCTTGAACAGTCTATGTCGGCCTTTGCAAAGGAGCAGGAGCGCATGCGCGAGCAACTGACGGCGGCCTTCGGCAAGACGCCGATGGACATGATGAACGTTAGCGCCCCGCTCAAACTGGTCGAAGAGCAGGTGCGTCGCAACACGGAAATGTTGCAGCATGCCATGCGCATGTTCACGCCTTTTCCCTTGAACAAGACCACCGCTCCTTCTGAGCCCGATGATGCGCACGCGCCCGAGAAGCCCGCAAAGGATACGGGGCTCGATGAGTTGAAGGAGCAGATTGCCGCTATGCAGCGCAAACTCGACTCCCTTGATAAATAA
- a CDS encoding cupin domain-containing protein, whose translation MAAAKATVFIDNERVVVTEYRFAVGENTGWHRHARDYVVVPLMDGRVKLVTKDGESFAEMKKGVPYFRTEGVEHDVVNANDGEYAFIEIELK comes from the coding sequence ATGGCAGCGGCCAAAGCAACTGTATTCATCGACAATGAGCGCGTTGTCGTTACAGAATATCGTTTTGCTGTCGGAGAGAACACGGGTTGGCACAGGCACGCGCGTGATTATGTTGTCGTCCCGCTGATGGATGGACGGGTCAAGCTGGTGACGAAGGACGGTGAATCATTTGCGGAAATGAAAAAGGGCGTTCCCTATTTCCGGACTGAGGGCGTCGAGCATGATGTCGTTAACGCCAATGATGGTGAATATGCTTTTATCGAGATCGAGCTGAAATAG
- the rpmF gene encoding 50S ribosomal protein L32: MAVPKRKTSPSKRGMRRSADALKAPTYVEDKNSGELRRPHHVDLKTGMYRGRQVLTPKEG; encoded by the coding sequence ATGGCTGTACCTAAACGAAAAACTTCTCCGTCGAAGCGCGGCATGCGCCGTTCCGCTGACGCGCTGAAGGCACCGACTTACGTCGAAGATAAGAATTCAGGCGAACTGCGCCGTCCGCATCACGTCGATCTGAAGACCGGCATGTACCGTGGCCGTCAGGTTCTGACGCCGAAGGAAGGCTAA
- the mtgA gene encoding monofunctional biosynthetic peptidoglycan transglycosylase, translating into MRYLVLLVVVLVMLPIILLSLYRLPFIHPISTLMVKDLVTFSGYDRRWVPLDQISPSLVNSVMMSEDARFCFHNGVDWDALNSVVSDTIDGEQTRGASTIPMQTAKNLFLWTSRSFIRKGLEVPLAVLTDLILPKQRLLEIYLNIAEWGPGVYGIEAASQYHFKTSAAKLSPRQAAYLAVTLPNPIVRNPARPGRGMQTLARVNERRARGAGAYIGCVN; encoded by the coding sequence ATGCGCTACCTGGTTCTACTGGTTGTCGTGCTCGTAATGTTGCCGATCATCCTGCTCAGTCTTTACCGATTGCCTTTCATCCATCCGATTTCCACGCTGATGGTCAAAGATCTCGTGACATTTTCTGGCTATGACCGCCGCTGGGTACCACTCGACCAGATATCTCCATCACTCGTCAATTCGGTCATGATGTCTGAAGATGCGAGGTTTTGTTTCCATAACGGCGTGGATTGGGATGCATTGAATTCGGTCGTTTCGGATACGATTGATGGCGAACAGACGCGTGGCGCGTCGACGATTCCGATGCAGACAGCCAAAAACCTGTTCCTGTGGACTAGCCGCTCATTCATCCGCAAAGGACTGGAAGTACCTCTGGCTGTACTGACGGATCTTATTTTACCCAAGCAGCGGCTGCTGGAAATCTACCTGAACATCGCTGAATGGGGCCCGGGTGTCTACGGTATCGAGGCCGCGTCGCAATATCATTTCAAGACGAGCGCAGCAAAGCTTTCGCCACGTCAGGCCGCTTATCTGGCGGTGACGTTGCCTAACCCAATCGTGCGCAACCCTGCGCGGCCTGGCCGTGGCATGCAGACGTTGGCACGGGTCAACGAACGCAGAGCACGGGGCGCCGGGGCCTATATCGGATGTGTGAATTAG
- a CDS encoding polyprenyl synthetase family protein, with amino-acid sequence MTDRDFSLFQIALQQRATSVEALLGNLLSDRPQTGEISRPPRLMAAIRHSVLNGGKRLRPFLVMESAALFKADNLAALRVAAALECVHSYSLVHDDLPAMDNDDLRRGQPTVHRKFDEATAILAGDSLLTYAFELIASEETELDPQARIALIATLARAAGVGGMVGGQALDLEAEMVKPDEQGIIRLQAMKTGALIRFACEAGAIVGHAGLEDRERLAEYGAAIGLAFQLADDLLDVTADASHMGKATRKDAAAGKATLVSMHGIEWTQRQLVGLIAQAEELLAPFGEKAALLKDAARFIAERQS; translated from the coding sequence ATGACAGATCGGGATTTTTCGTTGTTCCAGATTGCCTTACAGCAGCGCGCAACTTCGGTTGAAGCGCTGCTTGGCAATTTGCTGTCGGATCGCCCGCAAACCGGCGAGATTAGTCGTCCGCCCCGATTGATGGCTGCGATACGCCACAGCGTATTGAATGGCGGCAAGCGCCTTCGACCGTTTCTGGTTATGGAAAGCGCTGCCCTTTTTAAAGCGGATAATCTTGCCGCTTTGCGCGTTGCTGCGGCGCTCGAATGCGTTCACAGTTATTCTCTCGTCCATGATGATCTGCCAGCCATGGACAATGATGACCTGCGGCGCGGCCAACCGACGGTGCATCGGAAATTCGATGAAGCCACTGCCATTCTTGCTGGAGATAGCCTTCTGACCTATGCCTTCGAATTGATTGCCAGCGAGGAAACCGAGCTTGATCCCCAAGCAAGAATAGCGCTGATCGCGACGCTCGCCCGAGCCGCAGGAGTCGGAGGCATGGTGGGTGGCCAAGCGCTCGATCTTGAGGCGGAGATGGTCAAACCAGACGAACAAGGCATTATCCGCTTGCAGGCGATGAAGACCGGAGCGCTGATCCGTTTTGCCTGCGAGGCGGGTGCTATCGTCGGCCACGCCGGCCTAGAGGACCGCGAGCGGCTGGCGGAATATGGCGCTGCCATTGGCCTCGCCTTCCAACTTGCCGATGATCTGCTCGATGTTACAGCCGATGCGAGCCACATGGGCAAGGCGACGCGCAAAGATGCCGCGGCAGGCAAGGCGACACTTGTCTCCATGCATGGCATCGAGTGGACCCAGCGCCAGTTGGTCGGTCTGATCGCGCAGGCGGAAGAGCTTCTTGCCCCCTTTGGTGAGAAAGCAGCCCTGCTTAAGGATGCGGCGCGCTTTATTGCAGAAAGGCAGAGCTAG
- the ispG gene encoding flavodoxin-dependent (E)-4-hydroxy-3-methylbut-2-enyl-diphosphate synthase codes for MSDYYSQPFGRRSSVGVDVGGVMVGGGAPVVVQSMTNTDTADVDGTVAQVAALSRAGSQIVRITVDRDESAAAVPKIRERLDRLGLPVPLVGDFHYIGHKLLADHPACAEALAKYRINPGNVGFKDKKDAQFGAIIEMAIRYDKPVRIGVNWGSLDQELLTALMDQNHAAGAPLTAAAVTREAIVQSALISSQLAEEIGLPRSQIILSAKVSQVQDLIAVYAELARRCDHALHLGLTEAGMGTKGIVASSAAMGILLQQGIGDTIRISLTPEPGGDRTREVQVAQELLQTMGFRQFIPIVAACPGCGRTTSTVFQELAQSIQSDIRTNMPIWREKYPGVEALNVAVMGCIVNGPGESKMADIGISLPGTGETPSAPVFVDGKKVATLRGAGIAQEFQKMVADYIENRFGLGAGSHAAE; via the coding sequence ATGTCAGACTATTACTCGCAACCTTTTGGCCGTCGGTCGTCGGTCGGTGTCGATGTGGGCGGCGTCATGGTGGGTGGCGGCGCGCCGGTTGTCGTTCAATCGATGACCAATACGGATACCGCCGATGTGGATGGTACTGTGGCGCAGGTGGCCGCTCTGTCCAGGGCGGGCTCGCAGATCGTCCGCATTACAGTTGACCGTGATGAATCGGCTGCAGCCGTACCGAAGATTCGTGAACGCCTCGACCGGCTGGGTCTCCCGGTCCCGCTGGTGGGTGATTTCCACTATATAGGCCACAAGCTGCTGGCTGACCATCCGGCTTGCGCCGAAGCATTGGCCAAATACCGCATCAATCCGGGCAACGTTGGATTCAAGGACAAAAAGGATGCACAGTTCGGCGCCATCATCGAAATGGCAATCCGCTATGACAAGCCGGTTCGCATCGGTGTAAATTGGGGTTCGCTCGATCAGGAACTGCTGACTGCCCTTATGGACCAGAACCATGCTGCTGGCGCACCCCTGACGGCCGCGGCTGTAACGCGGGAAGCGATTGTGCAATCGGCGCTGATCTCATCGCAACTCGCCGAAGAGATTGGCCTGCCTCGTTCGCAAATCATTCTCTCCGCAAAAGTGAGCCAGGTTCAGGATCTGATTGCGGTCTATGCAGAACTTGCACGACGTTGCGATCACGCCCTGCATCTCGGGCTGACCGAAGCGGGCATGGGCACCAAGGGCATCGTGGCTTCTTCGGCCGCGATGGGTATCCTGTTGCAACAGGGTATCGGCGACACGATCCGTATTTCTTTGACACCTGAGCCGGGCGGCGATCGCACTCGCGAAGTCCAGGTGGCGCAAGAACTCTTGCAAACCATGGGCTTTCGGCAATTTATCCCGATAGTCGCTGCATGTCCTGGCTGCGGGCGCACGACGTCAACGGTGTTTCAGGAACTGGCGCAATCGATTCAGAGCGATATCCGCACCAATATGCCGATCTGGCGCGAAAAATATCCAGGCGTTGAAGCGCTGAACGTCGCCGTCATGGGATGCATAGTCAATGGTCCCGGCGAGTCTAAAATGGCCGATATCGGCATTTCGCTGCCGGGCACCGGCGAAACACCGTCCGCACCTGTATTTGTTGACGGCAAGAAGGTTGCAACCTTGCGTGGCGCCGGTATCGCTCAGGAATTCCAGAAAATGGTGGCAGATTACATCGAGAACCGGTTCGGTCTTGGCGCGGGTTCGCACGCGGCAGAGTAG
- the fdxA gene encoding ferredoxin FdxA: protein MTYVVTDNCIRCKYMDCVEVCPVDCFYEGDNMLVIHPDECIDCGVCEPECPAEAIKPDTEPGLDNWLQINAEYAEKWPNISQKRDAPADAKDMDGIEGKFEKFFSPEPGEGD from the coding sequence ATGACTTATGTTGTGACCGACAATTGCATCCGCTGCAAATATATGGATTGCGTTGAGGTCTGTCCTGTCGACTGTTTCTACGAGGGCGATAACATGCTCGTCATACATCCGGACGAGTGCATTGATTGCGGCGTTTGCGAACCTGAATGCCCTGCGGAAGCTATCAAACCCGATACCGAACCGGGCTTGGACAACTGGCTGCAGATAAATGCTGAGTACGCCGAGAAATGGCCTAATATTTCGCAGAAGCGCGATGCTCCTGCGGATGCCAAGGATATGGATGGTATCGAAGGCAAGTTTGAAAAATTCTTTTCGCCAGAGCCTGGCGAGGGCGACTGA
- a CDS encoding CarD family transcriptional regulator, which produces MTAVQQKKTAQRIGFKTGEFIVYPAHGVGQIVNIEEQEVAGHKLELFVIDFQKDKMRLKVPVAKATAIGMRKLSETDYVDRALKVVQGRARIKRTMWSRRAQEYDAKINSGDLISISEVVRDLFRADNQPEQSYSERQLYEAALDRMAREISAVNKMSETEAVRLIEVNLAKGPKRGAKAEEAEIEADVVVEDEQEEAA; this is translated from the coding sequence ATGACAGCAGTTCAGCAGAAAAAAACCGCCCAGCGTATTGGATTTAAAACGGGCGAGTTTATTGTATATCCGGCACATGGCGTAGGGCAAATTGTCAATATCGAGGAACAGGAAGTTGCGGGCCACAAGCTTGAGCTGTTCGTGATCGATTTTCAGAAAGACAAAATGCGCTTGAAGGTACCGGTCGCCAAGGCAACAGCTATCGGTATGCGCAAACTTTCAGAGACAGACTATGTTGATCGTGCGTTGAAGGTTGTCCAGGGACGTGCTCGCATTAAGCGGACCATGTGGTCCCGCCGTGCCCAGGAGTATGATGCGAAGATCAATTCCGGCGACCTGATTTCGATTTCGGAAGTTGTGCGGGATCTTTTCCGGGCTGACAACCAGCCGGAACAGTCATATTCGGAACGTCAGCTTTATGAAGCAGCGCTGGATCGTATGGCTCGCGAGATTTCCGCCGTCAACAAGATGTCGGAAACAGAAGCTGTGCGCCTTATCGAGGTTAATCTCGCCAAGGGACCGAAGCGCGGTGCCAAGGCTGAAGAGGCTGAGATCGAAGCAGATGTCGTTGTTGAAGATGAGCAGGAAGAAGCCGCATAA